CAGCGCGGGTATCACCGGAGGGGTGCAAAGCGGCAGCGATGCGACGGCGGCGATGGCGCAAATGAACGCAGCGTTTCCATTTGGCACCTACACAATCGAGGCCGCCAACAGTTCAACCGGCGCCAGGCAGACGGCACGACTGGATTACGATTTCAATCATTGGCCGACAGTGCCCGGCGGCCTGGGCGAAATCGCCATTCCGGCGATGAGCGCATCGAGTTATGCCACGCTGCAGGGCGTCAACGCCACGGTGCAACACTCGTTGAATTTCAATTCCTTCGTCGCCGATGGCATTCCGCTGTCGCCGGGAGAAGTCACGCCCTCAGTCAGGGTCGCCATTTACAAGGAAGACGGATCGCCCGTCTATGTCTCGGCGCCCATGCCGATGACGACCACCAGCCTTTTACTGCCCGCCAACACGCTTGCGGGCAACACAAAATACCAATATGTCCTTCAATTCAGTAATCTCGACCATTGCGGAGGAGCGCTCAACTGTGGCACCGGCAACCCGGTCGGCTTCTATCGCAATTTCATTACGAGCACGCTGGGCCAATTCACGACCGGGCCAATCAACGGATCGGTCACCTCGTTGACGCTGCAAGGGGGCACTGCGAACAATCCGACGCCGCTGACGCACCAGGGCGAGATCGGACAATTGAACGGAACCATCGGTGGCGTCGGGTCGATGGCGTTTTACGAATTCTATTGGCAGGGCGGCCTGTTCCGGGCGAATTCGGTTCTGACCGACGCCGACCCGCAGGCGATCTTCGAGTTCGCGCTGCTCGATGCGATTGGCGTCGAACTGGACAAGCTTGCGCTGAATGCAGCCGATAATTTCACGGGAGACTTGCAGCGGTTCCTGAACCCGGGAACCTATCGCGTCGGCCTGAGGTCGGTGACGGAATTCGATCCGGCATACGTCATCACCTTCGATACGCCGATCAGGGGCAATGCCGTGCCGGAGCCAGGTACGGCGGCCCTCGCCGCGCTGGCCGCCGCCATCATGGCGCTTGCACGCCGGCGGCGGACAGCGCCGGCGCGCGGGTGACGCGGTTTGGCAAAACGCGCAATCCGATCGAAGTGGCCCGCCCAGCGCGGGCCACTTTTTTTCCGGGTTCTTTCGAAGGAGCCCAGCGCGAACCTGAGAGTTCATGGAAGAAGGCCGAATCAACTACAATACGAGTTCAATTCAATCATCATAAAGCGCCATGCGTCGTCCATCCAAAGATCCATCCAATAGACTCTCTGCCGAGAGCCAGCGCCTCGCCAGCCTTTCACAGGCCATCGCGCAGGCCGGCAGCCGCATCGAAGAGCGCGTGCTGGAGCAGCAACTGGATACGCAGCTGCAGAAACTGCTCAAGTCGGGCCACCAGGACACCGTCGACGCCACCCTCAACATGCTGTTCAAGGATGACCTGAACGGCTACGACACCTTGATGGAAGGCGTCGAAGCGATCAGCGAATCGTCGACCATGACGGAGCTGGTCGATGGCGTCGAAACCGGTTGGCAGGCGCTGCTGGTGGCCGCGCC
This window of the Massilia sp. R2A-15 genome carries:
- a CDS encoding PEP-CTERM sorting domain-containing protein, which encodes MEKKNPPTRLKQGKIILSAFLGCLCALQGSPATAGIAYTGLNASEYYFQDSAASLQFTQASISFSMASQAQTDFDSVTLTTPLGAATSYAYRPRLVSNGTYSAGITGGVQSGSDATAAMAQMNAAFPFGTYTIEAANSSTGARQTARLDYDFNHWPTVPGGLGEIAIPAMSASSYATLQGVNATVQHSLNFNSFVADGIPLSPGEVTPSVRVAIYKEDGSPVYVSAPMPMTTTSLLLPANTLAGNTKYQYVLQFSNLDHCGGALNCGTGNPVGFYRNFITSTLGQFTTGPINGSVTSLTLQGGTANNPTPLTHQGEIGQLNGTIGGVGSMAFYEFYWQGGLFRANSVLTDADPQAIFEFALLDAIGVELDKLALNAADNFTGDLQRFLNPGTYRVGLRSVTEFDPAYVITFDTPIRGNAVPEPGTAALAALAAAIMALARRRRTAPARG